The Rhodanobacteraceae bacterium genomic sequence CCAGCGAGCGGTTCAACATCACCAGGTTTTCCTTGGGATGCAGCATGTCCGGGTCGATGCGGTTGCCGATCCAGCCCATCAGTTCGCAACCGTCGGCGCGGATCGCGCGCGCGGTGAGCTGCGCGTGGTTGAGGCAGCCGAGTTTCAGGCCCACCACCAGGATCACTGGAAGCTGCAGGTGCAGCGGAATCGCGTTGGCGCGCAGCGTGTCCGACAGCGGCGACAGCCAGCCGCCCGCGCCTTCGACCACGATGGCCTCGCCGTGCATCATCGCGAGCGTGTCGTAGGCGTCCTGGATCGGCGGCAGCGTCACCTCGTCCTCCACTTCCGCGGCCGCGATGTGCGGCGACACCGGTGGCTTGAAGGCGAACGGGTTGCAGTATTCGTAACGGTCCGGCTTGGGATCGCTGGCCGCGATCAGTGCCAGCGCGTCCTCGCTGCGCAAACCGTCGGAGGTTTCCTCGCAGCCGCTCGCGACCGGCTTCATGCCGGTGGCGCGCATCCCTGCCGCGCGCAGCGCGTGCAGCAGCGAACACGCCGCGAAGGTCTTGCCGATGCCGGTATCGGTGCCGGTGATGAACACGCCCTTGGTTTTCATGCGGGCAGCCTCGCTTCCAGTCTTTTCCGGTAGTGGTGGGCGACAGTGCCAGTGAAGGCGAGAAGAAAATAGGCAAGCCCCGGCAGTCCCATGATCCAGCCCGTCCGCACGGGCAGGGTGAGCGCCAACAGCATCGACAATACGCCGACCGTGGCCATGTAGGTCCACACGGCCACGCTGACCCGCAGCGAGGTGCCCTCGTCGCGGCTGGCCGGAATGCCGCTGCGCACGCCGTGCCGGTACAAGGCGGCGGTGGTGCCGGCCATGCAGGCGAACGACAGCCCGTAGCACACGAATAGCGCCTCGGTGTCACGCAGCGGATTGCCGGGCGAGTTGGTGAAGTCGGGCGACAACGCGCCGCCGCTGGCGCCGTTGAACAGGCCCGCGAACACCAGGTGCAACGGAAACACGAAGATCAGCGCGAAGAACACCAGCAGCAGCGACAGCCGCAGGCTGGTGCCGTCGGTCAACCGCACCGTGTCGCGCCAACGCACGTGGCCGTGCCAGAACAGCGCCAGTTGCGCGAAGCACGCCGCGAACGCCGGCACGCCGCGCAGCGCGTGTTCCAGCGCCGCGACATCGCGCGGCAGGCTGCCGCCGCTGATGATCAGCAGCGTGATCGCGAACGCGAACGCGCCGTCCACGAAATTGTCGAGGCGCGCGCTTTCGCTGCGTTGGCCGGGGGTTTCCATTCCAACTGGCACGCCGGACTGGGGCATTGCGTGATAATAGAGGGCATTTCGTTCGAGCGGACGCGCAAAAAGCGGCGCGCCGCTCAACTCAATCTCCTCAAACGGGTGCACTCAAAGTGTTCGAAGCCGCTCCCATTACCGCCACCGACAAGCCGGGCCTGTACGCCGAGCTGGCGCAGCAGGCGCGCGGCCTGCTGCATGGCGAGAAGGACCTCGTCGCCAACGCCGCCAATTTTGCGGCGCTGGTCTATCACGCGCTGCCCGGCATCAACTGGTGCGGGTTCTATTTCCTCGACGGGGATGAACTCGTGGTGGGGCCGTTCCAGGGCAAGCCCGCCTGCATCCGGATCGCGCTGGGACGCGGCGTGTGCGGCACCGCGGCGGTATCGCGACAGACGCAAGTCGTGCCCGACGTGCTGGCCTTCCCCGGCCACATCTTCTGCGACGGCGCCTCGCGTTCGGAAATCGTGGTGCCGCTGGTGCGCGCCGACGGCACCCTGCTGGGCGTGTGGGACGTCGATTCGCCCAACCTTGCGCGCTTCGACGATGACGACCGCGTGGGTATGGAGGCGCTGTGCGCGGAGTTCATGCAGGCATCCGGTTGAGGCGGGGTACTTTGAACCTGACTTTCGCCTGACTGCGTTCAGCGATTCGTAACCGGGCTGTCACGTTCGGCGGCGCATGCTCGCGCGCACATCCCGCTCGTGTTGCGTGGGAGGCACGGTATGCGCAAAGTCCCGAACTCCGCGCCGGCGACGCGCCGGCATCTTCCTTCCGTGATGCGTTACCTCGGCGCCTGCGCGCACGACGAGCCGCTGGACGTGACGGTGGTTCTGCGCCGCCGCCAGCCGCTGGCACGGCCGATACCGCGTGTGCCGCGCGCGGATTTTGCCGCGCGCTACGGCGCCGATCCGGCCGACGTGGAGCGCGTGCGCGCGTTCGGCGCGCAACATGGTTTGCAGGAACAGGGCTGCGACATGGCCCGCCGCACCTTGCATTGGCACGGCAGTGCGGCGTCGCTGCAACAGGCGTTCGGCGTGAAGCTCGCCCGTTACGAGATGGCGCCGGGCGGTGCGAGCTTCATCGGCTGCGACCACGAGCCGGTGTTGCCGGACCCGGCGGTGATCGCGGTGCTGGGGCTGGACCGCCGTCCGGTCGCGCACCCGCATTTCCGGATCGCGCAGGCGCAACCGGCCGCGACCTACACGCCGGTGCAGATCGGCCAGCTCTACGCTTTTCCGAATGGCGACGGCACCGGCCAGGCCATCGCGATCATCGAACTCGGCGGCGGCTACCAGCAGTCCGACCTCGACACGTATTTCAGTGGGCTCGGTCTGCAGACACCGTCGGTCAGCGCGGTGTCGGTCGATGGCGGCAGCAACCAGCCGGGTTCCAGTGCGGATGCCGAAGTGGATCTGGACATCGAAGTCGCCGGTGCGCTGGCACCGTCCGCGACGTTCGCCGTGTACTTCGCACCGAACACCGACCAGGGTTTCTACGACGCGATTGCGCAGGCCGCACACGGCAGCACCCAACCCGCCACCGTGATGTCGATCAGTTGGGGCGGCCCCGAGGACAGTTGGAGCGCGGCGTCGCGCAACGCGATGGAAACCGCGCTGGAAGACGCCGCCGCGCTGGGCGTCACGGTGTGCGTGGCCGCGGGCGATGGCGGTTCCAGCGATGGCGAGAGCGATGGCCAGCCGCACGTGGATTTCCCGGCCGCCAGTCCTTCCGTGCTGGCGTGCGGCGGCACCAGACTCATGTCCAGCGGCACCACCATCACCAGCGAAGTGGTGTGGAACGAAACCGCCGCGAATGAAGGCGCGACCGGCGGCGGCGTCAGCGCGGTGTTTGCGTTGCCGGCGTGGCAGGCCAACGCGAACGTGCCCGCGGCACCGAATGGATTCGCCGGGCGCGGCGTGCCGGATGTCGCCGGCAACGCCGATCCGCTTACCGGCTACGACGTGCTGGTGGATGGCCAGAGCGAAGTCGTGGGCGGCACCAGCGCCGTCGCGCCATTGTGGGCCGCGTTGATCGCGCGGCTGAACCAGCAACTCGGCAAATCGCTGGGCCTCGCGAACGCCGCGCTGTACGCGGACGGCGGCGCGTTCCACGACATCACCCAGGGCAACAACGGCGCGTACGCGGCCGGCCCGGGATGGGATGCCTGCACCGGTTGGGGCAGTCCGGATGGCACCGCGCTGCTCACGGCGTTGTCGGGTACGGGCGCTGTTCCCGTGCCGCCGAAGAAACCCAAGCCGCCTAAGAAACCGAAAAAGCCAAAGAAACCAAAACCGAAGCCGAAGCCGAAGCCGAAGAAACCCAAACCCAAGAAACCGAAACCTTCTGGTGCAGAGCGCGGTAGGCGAAGCGGAAAGCGGTAACTACATACCCTCTCCCTTCGGGTAAAGCCGCCATCCATGGCCAAGAGTTCCATGGTGCCCGAAGGGCGGGTGAGGATACGGGGCAGCGTGCGATTCACAGCGTCTTGTTACAAGCACTTTGCGCAAGACTCGTACCTTCACCCCTGCCCCTCTCCCGGTGGGAGAGGGGTTCCGTTGGACTGTCACCCGCCCGTCGCAAACCCCGGATACAGCGTCATCCCGCCATCGACGTAGATCGATGCGCCGCAGACGTAGTCGGATTCGTCGGAGGCCAGCCACGCGACGACCTTGGCGATGTCGGCGGGTACGCCGATGCGTCCGCATGGGATCAGTCGCTCCAGCGCCGTCGCGGCGGCGGGTGTGCTCCACGCCTTGCGGTTGATCGCGGTTTCGATGGCGCCGGGGCAGACGGAGTTGACGCGGATCTTCTGCGGCGCCAGTTCCTGCGCGATGGATTCCATCAACTGCATGATGCCGCCCTTGGTGGTGGCGTAGTTGCAGTGCCCGCCCCACGGGATTTCCTGGTGCACGGAACTCGTGAAGATGATCTTGCCCAGCGCGCGCGAGACGTCGCGCATGCCGCGCCGGGTGAATTCGCGCGCGGCTGCGCGCGCCACCATGAACGCGCCGGTGAGGTTGACGCCGATGACGGCGTTCCATTGATCCAGCGTCATGTCCACCAGCCGCGCGTCGCGCTGGATGCCGGCGTTCGAACACACGATGTCGAGCGTGCCGAATTGCTTGATGGCTTCCGCGAACATTGCCTGCACGTCGGCTTCCTTGCTGACGTCGCCCTGGATTGCGATGGCCTTGCCTGCACCGCGCGCGTTGATGTCGTCGCAGATTTTCTGCGCGACGTCGGGCTGCACCACGTAATTGACCGCGACGTTCGCGCCTTCGGCCGCGAGTTCGCGTGCGATGCCTTCGCCGATCCCGGAATTGGCGCCGGTGACCAGCGCGCTCTGGCCGGCCAGGCGCGGCGCGGGTTGAGCGTTCATGCTTTGTTTTCCTTGTTGGGGCGTGTCACACCGGCCGCGAGCCAGCCGCCGGAAAATCCCGCGCGTTGCAGGCCGAGGCGGATCGGCGCGCAGCCGCGCATCAGGTTCCACAGCATGCCGCTGCGGTGGTTTTCGATCATCAGCACGATCGGTCCCTGGTGCAGCGCGAAGTGCCAGGGTGATACCCAAGCGCAGAACTTCTTGCCGTCCACCATCGTGCACATCACGCCGGTGGTGCTTTCCTCGGGCCACGACAGGTTGAACGAGGCGTGGAAGCCGTAGCCTTGCGGGCTGTGGCCGATCAGCGTTTCGAGATGGCGGATCTCGTCCATCACGATCGCGGGCGCGAACGGCAGCGAGGCGATCGCCGACCACGGCGAGATGGTGCCGTCGTCGGGCCCGAACGGCGCGCCGCGCGCGGTGTAGTCGTAGAACTGGTGCTTGCGGCCGCGGAATTTCGCGGTCACGTTGCCGGGCCCGTCGGTGGCCGAGAACCCCCAGCAGTTTTCTTCATAGCCGATGAACTTGCGCGGATTGCGGCGCGCGTATTCGCGCTGGATTTCGGTGGCGACGCGGCTGTTCTCGAAGTAATCGGTTTTCTTTCCCGTCATGAACTTGTCGCGGATGCCGCGCAGGTCGATCCAGATGTGCGAGAACTGGTGGATGAACAACGGCCCCGCGTACAGCACCTCGCGGCCGTACAGCCGCCGCCACTTGAAGGTGGAACTCCAGGCGACGTAGGCATCGTGGCTGACCGGGTTGTCCGGCGCGGCCAGCGCCAGCACGTACAGGATCAGCGCCTCGTTGTAGCCGAGCCAGCGGTTGGCGAGAAATCCCGACTCCGGTTTCCAGCCCATCGTGAAGGCATCCTGCCCGTCCTGCGCCCAACGCCAGTCGATCCGCGCGTAGATCGATTGCACCCGCTCACGTAGCTCGCGCTCGTCGGCGCCGTCACCGGAGAAATAGCGCGCGGCGGCCAGCATGCCCGCCAGCAGCAGCGCGGTGTCGATGGTGGACAGCTCGCATTGCCATGCGCGGGTGCCGGTTTTCGGATCGAGGAAGTGGTAGAAAAATCCCTTGTAGCCGGTGCCATCGGCCGCGCCGCTCTGGTCGGCGCCGTCGAAGAAGCGCAGCGCGGCCAGCGTGTAGGCGAGCGCGTCGCGATACAACAGCCAGCCGCGTTCGACCGCGACCGGATAGCAGGACAGCGCAAAGCCGGCCGCGGCGATGCTCGCGGGCTGGGTCGGACGCGTGGAATCCAGCACCAGGCCGTTGCCGGGATTGACGTGCCGTTCGAAGTAGCGGAACGCCTTGCATTGCAGGTCGTCGAGGACCGCATCCTCGGTGTGGCTGGTGCGATCGATGTTGCGCCCGGCGCGCGGCGGCCTGGCGGACACGGGTTTGGGGCGGGCCGTCATCGTCGCGCCCCGTCAGCCCAGTTCCACGCGCAGCGCGGCAATGCCGTGCGGCTGCAGGTTGAACTGGATGTCGAAGCCGTCGCCGTTGGCCTGCACCGCGACCGGTTCGGACTTGAGTTGCGAAACCTCGTCCAGTTCGGCGACTTGCCGGGCGTCGAGGTAATCGGGCGAACCCATGTCCAGCCATGCCTGCCGGCTGTTGCAGTGGTCGTCGTCGATGTATTGCACGCTGGCGGATTTCGGCTTGCGCGAACTCTGCACGTGCCAGGTCACGGCTTGCGGCGAAATGTCGTGGCGCGGAAACGCATGGTTGGTCGCGAGCAGATCGACGTGCGTGTCGTCGGCGCGCACCGCCCATGCATCCACGGTCGCGTGCGAGCCTGCGACCGGCAGGCGCTCGCGGCCGAGGCCGTGCAGCAACTGCATCGCGCGATAGCTGGGCTTGGCGATGCCGTGGATGGTCTGCAGGCCGAAGCTGCCGTGGAACGGCACGGACGAGAAATAGTTTTCCTCGAAAATATCCGAGAACGTCCACCAGCTGTAGCAGTGCACCAGATCGGCCACGTCCAGCATGTTCTTGAACAGGAACGCCGCGGCATACGGTTGGTCGTGGAATTCGAAGAACGGGTTGGACGAGGAGTTCCACTCGGTATAGCAGAGCTTGCGGTCGCCGACGGTCTTGCGCATCGCCCGCACGCGCTGGATCAGCACGTCGCGCGGCGCGTCGGAAAGTTGCGTGGCGGTGTCGTCGCCGGGTTGGCCCAGCGCATCGGTGGGATAGTGATGGGTCGAGACGAAATCCGCCGGCAGCTTGTTCGTTTCACAGAATTGCAGGAACTCCGGCACCCACTCGTCGTCGGCGGTCGCGGGCCCGCCGACGCGCAGTTGCGCATCGACCTCCTTGATCGCGTTCGCGGTGTATTGGTACAGCTTGAAGTAATCGGCCTGCCTGCCTTTCCAGAACGCGTCGAGATTGGGCTCGTTCCACACCTCGAAATACCACGAACGCACCTCGTCGATGCCGTAGCGGTCGACCCAGTGCTTGACCAGCCGCGTGATCAGGTCGGCCCATTTCGCGTAGTCGCGCGGCGGCGTGACGTTGGCCTTGTAGAAGAACACGATGTCGCCGCCGGTCTGCAACGCGGTCGGCATGAACGACAGTTCCACGAACGGCTTCATCCCGATCGAGACCAGGAAATCGAAGATCTGGTCGGCGTTGAAGAACGAATACAAGTCCTTGTCGCACTCGATCAGGTACGTGCACAGCTCGTCGTTGAGCAGGCCGTGGAAACGCACGTAACGCACGCCCAGTTCCGCGCGGGTCTTGCGCATCTGCGTCTGCCAGTCGGCGCGTAGCGCGAGTGCCGCGCGGCCGCTGCCGACGGTGTGGCTCCACACGTGCGCGAGTTCGCTGCCGGGCGCGTCGAGATCGGTCGAGAAGGTTGCGGGCATGCGTGGCTCCCTGTGGAAACCAGGGAATATCCGGAAGCAGCCGTGAGGATCGCGTCAAGGTGCGCCGGTTGGCCCGAATCGCACCAACACCTCGTGCACCTTGCCGTCGTCGACCAACTCAACGGCGGCGCCCGGTTGCAGCACGCCGTCCACGCTGACGTCAGCCACGCCCCGATCGCCGGGTTTGCGCACGAACTCGATGCGGTAGCGGGCGCTGCCGTGCCGCCAGTCTGCGGTCCAGCGTTCCCAGTCGTCGGGCACGCACGGCGCGAACGACAACGTGTTGCCTTCGCGGCGCAGGCCCAGTAACGATTCGGTGACGAGGCGATACATCCAGCCGGCCGAGCCGGTGTACCAGCTCCAGCCGCCGCGGCCCACGTGCCGTTCGGCCGCGTACACGTCCGCGGCGATCACGTAGGGTTCGAGGCGGTAGCGTTGCAGCGCATCGGCGTCGCCGGTGTGCGACAGCGGATTCAGCATGCGCGCGATCCGCCACGTGTCGTCCGCGCGGCCGAGTTTCGCCAGCGCGATCGCCACCCATACCGCAGCGTGGGTGTACTGGCCGCCGTTCTCGCGCACGCCCGGCACGTAGCCCTTGATGTAGCCGGGGTCGAGCGGCGTCCTGTCGAACGGCGGGGTGAACAGTTTCACGATGCCTGCTTCGGCGTCGACCAGGTGCTGCAGCACCGCATCCAGCGCGCGTTCGCGGCGCACGCGATCGCCGATGCCCGCCAGCGCCGACCAGCTCTGCGGCAGTGAATCGATGCGGCACTCATCGCTGGCCGACGATCCGATCGCGACGCCGTCGTCGTTCCACGCGCGCAGGTACCAGTCGCCATCCCAGGCATTCCGCGCGAGCATCGTCCCCAGTTCGGTGGCCGTCGCCTCGAGATCCGCGGCGATCACTGCATCGCCGCGTGCGGCGGCCAGCGGCGCGAAGCGTTTCAGGACGTCGTGCAGGAACATGCCCAGCCACACGCTCTCGCCGCGTCCGTGCAGGCCGAGGCGGTTCATGCCGTCGTTCCAGTCGCCGCCGCCGATCAGCGGCAGCCCGTGCGCGCCGAAGCGCAGGCTGAGCCGGATCGCGCGCAGGCAGTGCTCGTACAGGCTGGCCGATTCGCCGCCGACGTGCACGTCTTCGTACACCGATTCCTCGTCGGCGGCGAGCGCGCGGCCTTCGAGAAAGGGCGCGGTTTCGTCCAGCACCGCGGCGTCGCCGGTGACGCGCACGTATTCGGACGCGCACCACGGCAGCCACAGCAGGTCGTCGCTGATGCGGGTGCGCACGCCCTTGCCGGTGGGCGGATGCCACCAGTGCTGCACGTCGCCTTCGCGGAACTGGTGATGGGCCGAGCGCAGCAGTTGCGCGCGCACCAGTTGCGGGCGCAGGTTGAGCATCGCCATCGAATCCTGCAGCTGGTCGCGGAAACCCCACGCGCCGCCGGACTGGTAATAGCCGCTGCGCGCGAGGATGCGCGAGGCCAGCACCTGGTACGGCAGCCAGCCGTTCGCCAGCAGGTCGGTCGCGGGATCGGGCGTGCGCACTTGCAGTTGCGAGAACGTGTCGTGCCAGTGCGCGCGCACGCGTTCGAGTTCGGCCTGCGCCGCATCGACGTCGCCGAAGGCCTGCACCAGCGCGCGCGCCTCGGCTTCGTTGTCGGCGGCGCCCAGCACGATCACGGTCGCGATGTCCTCGCCGGGCGCCAGCTCGAACACCGCGCGCTGCGCCGAACAGGGATCGAGTCCGGCGCCCACGCTGCCGTCGAGCGTTTCCGCGCGCATCCCGAGCGGCGCGTCGAGGTTGCGGTTGCGTCCGATGAAGGCGCGGCGGTCGGCGGTGAAGGCCTTGCGCGCGGTCCCGATGGCGTGGAACGCGAGCTTGTGCGCGAACACGTCGTGCCAGGGATTGTGCGCGAACAGCGCGCCGCACGCGGGATCGATGCGGGTGCGCACGTGCGGCGCGCTGCGCTCGCGGCGTTCGCCCAGCACCCATTCGACGTAGCTGGTCAGCGAGATCCGGCGCGCGCGGTCGCTCTTGTTGACGAGCTTCAGGATCGCAAGCTTGACCGGCGCCTCGCGGGCGACGCACACGGTCAGTTCGCCGTAGAGATCGGCGTGCGCGTGTTCGAAGCGGCTGTAGCCGAACCCGTGGCAGACCCGGTACGGATCGCCGCAGGGCGTCGGCCGCGGCGTCGCCGACCAGAATTCGCCGGTCGCCTCGTCGCGCAGCCACAACGCTTCGCCGCTCAAGTCGCGCAACGGATCGTTGTACCAGGGCGTCAGCCGGAACTCGTGTGCGTTTTCCGCGAACGTGTATGCGCCGCCGGTTTCGCTGACCACGCTGCCGAAGCTTTCGTTCGCGAGCACGTTGCACCACGGCGCGGGGGTGGGCGCGCCGGGCGCGAGCCAGATCGAGTATTCGCTGCCGTCGTTGCGGAAGCCGCCGAGCGCGTTGGGCAGGCGCAGGTCTTCGGACGGCGGCTGCAGCGCGTAACTCGCGGTCGGCGGCTTGCGCAGCGGCAGCCGTTCCGGCATTTCGGTCTGCGCGTCGGCGGGCAGCAGGCGCGCGATCTGGTCGCGCAGCCGGCCGGCGTCGCCCGAGAACACGCAGCGCGCGGTTGCCAGCATCAAGGCGCGATCGGGCGCGGACAGGTGCTCGATGCGCCACGCGAACATCTTGCCCGGCCCCTGGCC encodes the following:
- a CDS encoding Dethiobiotin synthase BioD is translated as MKTKGVFITGTDTGIGKTFAACSLLHALRAAGMRATGMKPVASGCEETSDGLRSEDALALIAASDPKPDRYEYCNPFAFKPPVSPHIAAAEVEDEVTLPPIQDAYDTLAMMHGEAIVVEGAGGWLSPLSDTLRANAIPLHLQLPVILVVGLKLGCLNHAQLTARAIRADGCELMGWIGNRIDPDMLHPKENLVMLNRSLAAPCLGVLPHGVAPVSAAANLRDAADALRDFTP
- a CDS encoding Free methionine-(R)-sulfoxide reductase, contains GAF domain encodes the protein MFEAAPITATDKPGLYAELAQQARGLLHGEKDLVANAANFAALVYHALPGINWCGFYFLDGDELVVGPFQGKPACIRIALGRGVCGTAAVSRQTQVVPDVLAFPGHIFCDGASRSEIVVPLVRADGTLLGVWDVDSPNLARFDDDDRVGMEALCAEFMQASG
- a CDS encoding Kumamolysin, whose protein sequence is MRKVPNSAPATRRHLPSVMRYLGACAHDEPLDVTVVLRRRQPLARPIPRVPRADFAARYGADPADVERVRAFGAQHGLQEQGCDMARRTLHWHGSAASLQQAFGVKLARYEMAPGGASFIGCDHEPVLPDPAVIAVLGLDRRPVAHPHFRIAQAQPAATYTPVQIGQLYAFPNGDGTGQAIAIIELGGGYQQSDLDTYFSGLGLQTPSVSAVSVDGGSNQPGSSADAEVDLDIEVAGALAPSATFAVYFAPNTDQGFYDAIAQAAHGSTQPATVMSISWGGPEDSWSAASRNAMETALEDAAALGVTVCVAAGDGGSSDGESDGQPHVDFPAASPSVLACGGTRLMSSGTTITSEVVWNETAANEGATGGGVSAVFALPAWQANANVPAAPNGFAGRGVPDVAGNADPLTGYDVLVDGQSEVVGGTSAVAPLWAALIARLNQQLGKSLGLANAALYADGGAFHDITQGNNGAYAAGPGWDACTGWGSPDGTALLTALSGTGAVPVPPKKPKPPKKPKKPKKPKPKPKPKPKKPKPKKPKPSGAERGRRSGKR
- a CDS encoding Glucose 1-dehydrogenase → MNAQPAPRLAGQSALVTGANSGIGEGIARELAAEGANVAVNYVVQPDVAQKICDDINARGAGKAIAIQGDVSKEADVQAMFAEAIKQFGTLDIVCSNAGIQRDARLVDMTLDQWNAVIGVNLTGAFMVARAAAREFTRRGMRDVSRALGKIIFTSSVHQEIPWGGHCNYATTKGGIMQLMESIAQELAPQKIRVNSVCPGAIETAINRKAWSTPAAATALERLIPCGRIGVPADIAKVVAWLASDESDYVCGASIYVDGGMTLYPGFATGG
- a CDS encoding Xylan 1,4-beta-xylosidase; this encodes MPATFSTDLDAPGSELAHVWSHTVGSGRAALALRADWQTQMRKTRAELGVRYVRFHGLLNDELCTYLIECDKDLYSFFNADQIFDFLVSIGMKPFVELSFMPTALQTGGDIVFFYKANVTPPRDYAKWADLITRLVKHWVDRYGIDEVRSWYFEVWNEPNLDAFWKGRQADYFKLYQYTANAIKEVDAQLRVGGPATADDEWVPEFLQFCETNKLPADFVSTHHYPTDALGQPGDDTATQLSDAPRDVLIQRVRAMRKTVGDRKLCYTEWNSSSNPFFEFHDQPYAAAFLFKNMLDVADLVHCYSWWTFSDIFEENYFSSVPFHGSFGLQTIHGIAKPSYRAMQLLHGLGRERLPVAGSHATVDAWAVRADDTHVDLLATNHAFPRHDISPQAVTWHVQSSRKPKSASVQYIDDDHCNSRQAWLDMGSPDYLDARQVAELDEVSQLKSEPVAVQANGDGFDIQFNLQPHGIAALRVELG